Proteins found in one Chionomys nivalis chromosome 15, mChiNiv1.1, whole genome shotgun sequence genomic segment:
- the LOC130887580 gene encoding 60 kDa heat shock protein, mitochondrial-like, which produces MLRLPTVLRQMRPVSRALAPHLTRAYAKDVKFGADARALMLQGVDLLADAVAVTMGPKGRTVIIEQSWGSPKVTKDGVTVAKSIDLKDKYKNIGAKLVQDVANNTNEEAGDGTTTATVLARSIAKEGFEKISKGANPVEIRRGVMLAVDAVIAELKKQSKPVTTPEEIAQVATISANGDKDIGNIISDAMKKVGRKGVITVKDGKTLNDELEIIEGMKFDRGYISPYFINTSKGQKCEFQDAYVLLSEKKISSVQSIVPALEIANAHRKPLVIIAEDVDGEALSTLVLNRLKVGLQVVAVKAPGFGDNRKNQLKDMAIATGGAVFGEEGLNLNLEDVQAHDLGKVGEVIVTKDDAMLLKGKGGKAQIEKRIQEITEQLDITTSEYEKEKLNERLTKLSDGVAVLKVGGTSDVEVNEKKDRVTDALNATRAAVEEGIVLGGGCALLRCIPALDSLKPSNEDQKIGIDIIKRALKIPAMTIAKNAGVEGSLIVEKILQSSSEVGYDAMLGEFVNMVEKGIIDPTKVVRTALLDAAGVASLLTTAEAVVTEIPKEEKDPGMGAMGGMGGGMGGGMF; this is translated from the coding sequence ATGCTTCGACTACCCACAGTCCTTCGCCAGATGAGACCAGTGTCCCGGGCACTGGCTCCTCATCTCACTCGGGCCTATGCCAAAGATGTAAAATTTGGTGCGGATGCTCGAGCCTTAATGCTTCAAGGTGTAGACCTTTTAGCCGACGCTGTAGCTGTTACCATGGGGCCAAAGGGAAGAACGGTGATTATTGAGCAGAGTTGGGGAAGTCCCAAAGTAACGAAAGATGGGGTCACTGTGGCAAAGTCAATTGATTTAAAggacaaatacaaaaatatcggAGCTAAACTTGTTCAAGATGTTGCCAATAACACAAATGAAGAGGCCGGGGATGGCACTACCACAGCTACCGTTCTGGCACGTTCTATTGCCAAGGAGGGCTTTGAGAAGATCAGCAAAGGGGCCAACCCAGTAGAAATCCGGAGAGgtgtgatgttggctgttgatgCTGTAATTGCTGAACTGAAAAAACAATCTAAACCCGTGACAACCCCTGAAGAAATTGCTCAGGTTGCTACAATTTCTGCAAATGGAGACAAAGATATTGGAAACATCATTTCGGATGCGATGaagaaggtgggaaggaagggtGTCATCACAGTGAAGGATGGGAAAACCCTGAATGATGAGTTAGAAATTATTGAAGGCATGAAGTTTGACAGAGGATATATTTCCCCGTATTTTATTAACACATCGAAAGGTCAGAAATGTGAATTCCAAGACGCCTATGTTCTTTTGAGTGAAAAGAAGATTTCTAGTGTGCAGTCCATCGTGCCCGCTCTGGAAATCGCCAATGCTCATCGGAAGCCCTTGGTCATCATTGCTGAAGACGTTGATGGAGAAGCTCTAAGCACACTGGTCTTGAACAGGCTGAAAGTGGGTCTTCAGGTTGTGGCGGTCAAAGCGCCAGGGTTTGGGGACAACAGGAAGAACCAGCTTAAAGACATGGCTATTGCTACTGGTGGTGCGGTATTTGGAGAAGAGGGGTTGAATCTAAACCTTGAAGATGTTCAAGCTCACGACTTAGGAAAAGTTGGAGAGGTCATTGTCACTAAGGATGACGCCATGCTTTTGAAAGGAAAAGGTGGCAAGGCTCAAATTGAGAAACGCATCCAGGAGATCACTGAGCAGCTCGACATCACCACTAGTGAATACGAAAAGGAGAAGCTGAACGAGCGTCTCACAAAGCTCTCAGATGGAGTAGCTGTACTGAAGGTTGGAGGAACAAGCGATGTGGAGGTGaatgagaagaaagacagagttaCAGACGCACTCAATGCCACGCGAGCAGCTGTGGAAGAAGGCATCGTGCTAGGCGGGGGCTGCGCTCTGCTGCGCTGCATCCCAGCCTTGGATTCCCTAAAGCCTTCTAATGAGGATCAGAAAATAGGTATAGACATTATTAAAAGAGCACTCAAAATTCCCGCCATGACCATTGCTAAGAACGCGGGTGTTGAAGGGTCTTTGATAGTCGAGAAGATTCTGCAGAGTTCCTCAGAAGTTGGGTATGATGCCATGCTCGGGGAATTTGTGAACATGGTGGAGAAGGGAATCATTGATCCAACAAAGGTCGTAAGAACTGCTTTACTGGATGCTGCTGGGGTGGCCTCCTTGCTAACGACAGCAGAAGCTGTAGTGACCGAAATTCCTAAAGAAGAGAAGGACCCTGGAATGGGCGCaatggggggaatgggagggggaatgggaggtggcaTGTTCTAA